A portion of the Gorilla gorilla gorilla isolate KB3781 chromosome X, NHGRI_mGorGor1-v2.1_pri, whole genome shotgun sequence genome contains these proteins:
- the CNGA2 gene encoding cyclic nucleotide-gated channel alpha-2, with protein MTEKTNGVKSSPANNHNHHAPPAIKANGKDDHRTSSRPHSAADDDTSSELQRLADVDAPQQGRSGFRRIVRLVGIIREWANKNFREEEPRPDSFLERFRGPELQTVTTQQGDGKGDKDGEDKGTKKKFELFVLDPAGDWYYCWLFVIAMPVLYNWCLLVARACFSDLQKGYYLVWLVLDYVSDVVYIADLFIRLRTGFLEQGLLVKDTKKLRDNYIHTLQFKLDVASIIPTDLIYFAVDIHSPEVRFNRLLHFARMFEFFDRTETRTSYPNIFRISNLVLYILVIIHWNACIYYAISKSIGFGVDTWVYPNITDPEYGYLAREYIYCLYWSTLTLTTIGETPPPVKDEEYLFVIFDFLIGVLIFATIVGNVGSMISNMNATRAEFQAKIDAVKHYMQFRKVSKEMEAKVIRWFDYLWTNKKTVDEREILKNLPAKLRAEIAINVHLSTLKKVHIFHDCEAGLLVELVLKLRPQVFSPGDYICRKGDIGKEMYIIKEGKLAVVADDGVTQYALLSAGSCFGEISILNIKGSKMGNRRTANIRSLGYSDLFCLSKDDLMEAVTEYPDAKKVLEERGREILMKEGLLDENEVATSMEVDVQEKLGQLETNMETLYTRFGRLLAEYTGAQQKLKQRITVLETKMKQNNEDDYLSDGMNSPELAAADKP; from the exons ATGACCGAAAAAACCAATGGTGTGAAGAGCTCCCCAGCCAATAATCACAACCATCATGCACCTCCTGCCATCAAGGCCAATGGCAAAGATGACCACAGGACAAGCAGCAG GCCACACTCTGCAGCTGACGATGACACCTCCTCAGAACTGCAGAGGCTGGCAGACGTGGATGCCCCACAGCAGGGAAGGAGTGGCTTCCGCAG GATAGTTCGCCTGGTGGGGATCATCAGAGAGTGGGCCAACAAGAATTTCCGAGAGGAGGAACCTAGGCCTGACTCATTCCTCGAGCGTTTTCGTGGGCCTGAACTCCAGACTGTGACCACACAGCAGGGGGATGGCAAAGGCGACAAGGATGGCGAGGACAAAGGCACCAA GAAGAAATTTGAACTATTTGTCTTGGACCCAGCTGGGGATTGGTACTACTGCTGGCTATTTGTCATTGCCATGCCCGTCCTTTACAACTGGTGCCTGCTGGTGGCCAG AGCCTGCTTCAGTGACCTACAGAAAGGCTACTACCTGGTGTGGTTGGTGCTGGATTATGTCTCAGATGTGGTCTACATTGCGGACCTCTTCATCCGATTGCGCACAG GTTTCCTGGAGCAGGGGCTGCTGGTCAAAGATACCAAGAAACTGCGAGACAACTACATCCACACCCTGCAGTTCAAGCTGGATGTGGCTTCCATCATCCCCACTGACCTGATCTATTTTGCTGTGGACATCCACAGCCCTGAGGTGCGCTTCAACCGCCTGCTGCACTTTGCCCGCATGTTTGAGTTCTTTGACCGGACAGAGACACGCACCAGCTACCCTAACATCTTCCGCATCAGCAACCTTGTCCTCTACATCTTGGTCATCATCCACTGGAATGCCTGCATCTATTATGCCATCTCCAAATCCATAGGCTTTGGGGTCGACACCTGGGTTTACCCAAACATCACTGACCCTGAGTATGGCTACCTGGCTAGGGAATACATCTATTGCCTTTACTGGTCCACACTGACTCTCACTACCATTGGGGAGACACCACCCCCTGTAAAGGATGAGGAGTACCTATTTGTCATCTTTGACTTCCTGATTGGCGTCCTCATCTTTGCCACCATCGTGGGAAATGTGGGCTCCATGATCTCCAACATGAATGCCACCCGGGCAGAGTTCCAGGCTAAGATCGATGCCGTGAAACACTACATGCAGTTCCGAAAGGTCAGCAAGGAGATGGAAGCCAAGGTCATTAGGTGGTTTGACTACTTGTGGACCAATAAGAAGACAGTGGATGAGCGAGAAATTCTCAAGAATCTGCCAGCCAAGCTCAGGGCTGAGATAGCCATCAATGTCCACTTGTCCACACTCAAGAAAGTGCACatcttccatgattgtgaggctggCCTGCTGGTAGAGCTGGTACTGAAACTCCGTCCTCAGGTCTTCAGTCCTGGGGATTACATTTGCCGCAAAGGGGACATCGGCAAGGAGATGTACATCATTAAGGAGGGCAAACTGGCAGTGGTGGCTGATGATGGTGTGACTCAGTATGCTCTGCTCTCGGCTGGAAGCTGCTTTGGCGAGATCAGTATCCTTAACATTAAGGGCAGTAAAATGGGCAATCGACGCACAGCTAATATCCGCAGCCTGGGCTACTCAGATCTCTTCTGCTTGTCCAAGGATGATCTTATGGAAGCTGTGACTGAGTACCCTGATGCCAAGAAAGTCCTAGAAGAGAGGGGTCGGGAGATCCTCATGAAGGAGGGACTGCTGGATGAGAACGAAGTGGCAACCAGCATGGAGGTCGACGTGCAGGAGAAGCTAGGGCAGCTGGAGACCAACATGGAAACCTTGTACACTCGCTTTGGCCGCCTGCTGGCTGAGTACACGGGGGCCCAGCAGAAGCTCAAGCAGCGCATCACAGTTCTGGAAACCAAGATGAAACAGAACAATGAAGATGACTACCTGTCTGATGGGATGAACAGCCCCGAGCTGGCTGCTGCTGACAAGCCATAA